The segment ATATGCTATAATCAATCCCAGCTTATCTGCCTCCAATTCATGACTTCTACCCCATGGCTGGGTCAACAGATATTGTGAACCCATATTGGCTATACCGGTCGCCGCTTGAGTTAACTGGCTTGCCCCGCGGATACCAAGAAATTCCAGTATTATACCTATGATATATGATAATGAGAACAATGAATTTTTAGTCTTCTGTACACTGGCACTGGTACGTGAATGATCAAGAAGTGCATGTGATACTTCATGAGATAGAACAAATGCCAATTCTTCCTCATTTCTCATGTATTTCAATATACCTGAGTATACCAATATTTTACCACCAGGATAACAGCATGCATTGGCTATTTCACTATTTACAAGATGTACCTCCCAGTCATAGTAATCCTGAACGTAATCCAATCGATTTATCTTTCTAAGATAATCCTGAACAGTATTGATGAGGTTATTGGTTACATTATATACCATTTGTCCCTGAGGTGTCTGATCCAATATTTGATACTTTTTAATCTCTGTATAATATGCATTATAGCATTGATTCAAGAATTCATCATCATTTATATTATCATAATGCTTTTTACCGGTAAATGGGTTTAAATCACTTCTACTATCCTTACTCATTGGTAGGACCTCCAAAAAATATTTATATATAAATGAAAAAAATAACAATTCATCTTAATTATATTAAGTTTTGTGTTAAAAGATATTTATAAGTTATTTGAATTATGTAAAACAGAACAATCAAAAAAAAAGATTAATAATAAGAATATAACAAATGGCTATAATTTATTTCCACAATGCATACAATACTTATCCGTTAAAAAGACATGCTTTCCACAGTTTGGACAATGTAACTGTTTTAAATTCAATCCACAACTATTACAGAATTCATCACCTACAG is part of the Methanosphaera sp. BMS genome and harbors:
- a CDS encoding M48 family metallopeptidase, encoding MSKDSRSDLNPFTGKKHYDNINDDEFLNQCYNAYYTEIKKYQILDQTPQGQMVYNVTNNLINTVQDYLRKINRLDYVQDYYDWEVHLVNSEIANACCYPGGKILVYSGILKYMRNEEELAFVLSHEVSHALLDHSRTSASVQKTKNSLFSLSYIIGIILEFLGIRGASQLTQAATGIANMGSQYLLTQPWGRSHELEADKLGLIIAYLSGYNVDVVPEFWKNFSQNMGNEFDFFSSHPADSKRIAVMKESLLEIKNNPDFYSKPLLPETPKAKAEYLTQQ